CAGTATTTGAGAATGTTGACGTGTAATCCCATGTGGATGAGAGAGATGGATTTCACAGGGAAGCAGTGACCTAAACTCTGCTGAGGCACATGTCACTGTGCAATTGTTAACTGTCTTTAGTTTCTGCGAAACTTTTATTATTGAGAATACAATATCAGTTCTTAATTCTAAATCAATACATCCAATAAAATAGGCATAAAGAGAAGAAAGGAGGATTGAGTCATTACAGGGGCAAAATTGAGGCTTTCATTAGGATTCAGTATTGATATGAAAAATGAGAATAAACCCTCATGGTTTCAGGACATGAACCAATTTCTGGCACTAGTTAGGAAAAAAGTTTCCTTAAGGGCAAGTTTATTTTTGTAACtacctgtcaaaggctttcttacTCCTTCCTTTTGAAACATCTGTTGCTGGCCACTACTAGAAACTGTGGAATAGGTGGATCATttgcagacatgccaaacccatgaaaaaaaatgcagaaattgggcttgtttttggcttaatttgcttgttggctagttttttggcttgttgcttatTTGGCGCCCGGCAAGGGAGAGAGAGTCAggagtgcacagcaggcccaccacagtcccagattgCATGCCAGAGGATCTaatcacatagagtgttggggttcttggggatTGACTTgctttggccttgttttgaaatgggattagcttgatttttggtttattgtgaaagtcagggtgcttatttaccgtgtGAGTTGGCAACTGTGATCATTTGTCTAATCTGATATGGCAGTTCCTGTGCACTTcttctgtatatttttaaaagattgactTTCCTGGATTTAAAATGTCAGTGTCTTTTCTATAATCTTGTGTTTTTAAACTCTTAAATTGCTTACACACATACTCAATCATTAATTCCAGTATAATGAAGACTTTCTTTAATTTCCTAATCACTTCAGTGATTGATACTCATTGAAAGGAATCTCACTCATATCTGCAACTGGTGCTTGTTCGTAGAGTATACTTGCTTATTTgcaccctcacttaaaaacttgtGTGATGgaaattttaattttagtttaaCTAGCTAGCAAAATTTTAGTGAAGCAAAGGTACTTCCTTCAATGAAGGAAAAGCCATAAAGCAATGAAAGGTAAACTCAACTAGTATGTAGTTAATTTGaccattgattttaattttttccccttaggaCCTTAAGGATCCTACTTGGAAACAGTGGAGAGAATTCATTGTTAAGTATTCATTTTTGCCATATCAGTTAATAGCTGAATTTGCTTGGGATTGGTTGGAGATACACTACTGGACATCACGATTTATCATTGTTAATGCCATGTTGCTCTCTGTTCTGGAGTTATTCTCCTTTTGGAGGCTCTGGTCAAGAAGGGAACTGAAGTAAGTCATGCTCAGATTGTTTCAATTTCTTATGGTTGCTGTtgaagagtgtgggggggggggcagggataaATGGTGACAATTGGTTATTTTTGTAATTTGACAATTAAAATGACCATGTTGAAACAGCACCATCAAGGTGAATAAGTATTAGATGAATCTGCCCACAGAATCAGTGTATACCACAGTTGGTGAATAATGTAATTGCTATTTTACTTACAGACATTTGAGTGACTTTTAATTAGTACATCTGTTGACTCTGAATACTAGTACTATACATACTACTGCTTTTCATAAATTCACTAATGTTAATTCCCCAGGAAAAAGCTTCAGGTTTCTTTTATGGCAATCTTAATGTATGGAGTATATGCTAAAGATCCAATGCAAATTAAGGCAGTCTAATTGGCTTGGAAATTCAGTATAGTACAGTAGTCCTTGGAAGATGTTTACTTACAAAGAATTGctattttttttctcaaatttAGATTATTGGTATTTATTAAGGCTTCACTTAAGATGTTCAACATCTTTTACAGAGCTAGAGAGTGGAAAGAATTACTGTTTACCACACACTATTCTAGTTTGTCCTCCAAAACAAAGGGCATCAGTATTGCTTTATTAGAATAGAAATGAGCAATGGTTAGTGTCTAGTTTTCATGCTGTGCTTGGAGGGGATGGGCAAAAAGAGGGTTAATGTTTTGACAATATGTTTTTGTTATCTTTCTACTCCTGGAGGGCAGAGTAGGCTTTGTGGAGAAAAATCCacataatttttttcttcatttaagcAATTATCTTAACCTGCTACAAACTACTGAGTTCTTGTGGCTCAGTAGCAGTATTTTATCTGTGAGTAGGCCCGGACAGGCGCTACACCTGCAAGGCATCCTTTGGAATTATAGGATGCAATTGGTGAGAATGCGGTAGACTAGGTGGCATCTCACAAATGGAATGAATGTTGTAATGATCACTCTTAGGTATTTTTCTTCATTCATTTGTTTTAATAGCAATGTCTAGAATACCTTGTCTATAGAAGGATGATtctcttgctctctttttttCAGGACTATCCCTCAGAGAATGTGGAGCCATTTCTGGAAAGTGTCAAGCCAGGGTCTTTTTGTTGCTATCTTTTGGCCCCTTATTCCTCAGTTTGTCTGCAACTGTCTGTTTTACTGGGCCTTGTACTTTAACCCAATTATAAATATTGATCTTGTGGTAAAAGAAGTACGACGTCTGGAAACACAAGTGCTGTGATTTGACATTGAATCTTTTTCTTAGGAATTGAATACCTAAGCTGTCCAAATGTCTGAAATCAGAcatctgaaagaaaaacaaattgctTTCTTTGCTTGCTTCCTTTGTGGTCATTGAAAAAATGCtcattttgttaatttaaaaaaaattgccttgAGGTAAGTCCATTTTGAAGCAGTAGGTATCATAACCCTCACGGTAGGCTTTGTTTTATGTACCATTGCCATGGATGAGGAGAAtattgtattcttgaatgggccTTTTAAAGTTGCTGTAGTCATGCCATTTGATTTTTGGCTAACTATAAAAATCAGACTATAATACTACTCTTGTGAAATCTGGCTAATGCCAAGTTGTTAGGGCCTTTACACTCAATACCTTCTAAACAGTAAAAACTGACTGGTGTGCTATTTGTAACTTAACATTTCCTGACAGTTACATGTTGTTCAAAACTTGCCAGAGGGGCGCTTTTGGACAATCGCTTTAATTGGTTTAATATTGGAAATACTTGAGGCTTTTTGACTCCTCTTTACATGCTAGGATGCTACAGACAAACCCATATATTTATGAACATTTGCTAATAGTGCTTATTTTAAAATTCCCTCTATTCCAACTGTATAACACTTAGTTTTCTTTGTAGCACACACCTTTTATAATTGGCAAACATGATTGGCATGACTTAAGCTGTTTTATTCAGGCCAGTTAATTTTTATCAGTCAGAGCTGACTTAGTGCTTCCTCTCCTAAATCAATTTTTATTTGCTAATTTCTTAAATGAATTCAGATACCTCTCACAGTATTAATCTGGTAAAGTGGCCATGATACTGTAATAGCTTATTGTAGTCTTATATATGTAGCAAGACCTGTATCTGTAAATACCGAATGAGAAGtgatttattttgtataaaaGCCCAACCAGGTTGCCATTTTGTTTTTGTGGTGTTTCAGAGAAACAAAAGTTAACTTTTGTTCTTAAAATACTTTGTACTAATGAATCTCATCTTGTTGAGTTTGCATTTGTATCATACTATTAGTGAATTCCAGATTTGCATATGAATACTTTTAAAAGTTGGACAAAATTAAAGATTTCTTTTTCTAAATCTTTGTCTTCCTTTAAACTAAAGAATCAAATTTacctttaaatttttttcttgtCAAAGCTCTTGACATTTACTTTGTACTGTACTGTAATTAACCAATAACTTTTAGCAAATCTGCTGGCTTAAAGTTAGACATCACAATGGAcacaagatttttgtttttcagaaaacgTGGATGTTCACAATTAATTATGAAAAAAATTCATTGTACAGTACTCATTAATTTGAAGCTTTTCTGAAGAGAAGCCTAAAAACTTTAAAGTTTGCTTACCTAACAGTGCAACCCAGCTTTACATTCCTGTAAAGCAAAACCGTTCTCTTCTGAGTATTGTAGTATATAGATCCTGTGCCCTGCGTGTTGAGTCAGGACCCTCTTTGTGTAAAAGGGAGGACAGAATATGGGAATCCATATCGTGGAGCTGTGGTCTTTGGAGACTTCCTCTGGTTCAACACACTTTGGGGTAGAGAGATGGGTCCTAGTGGCTTAACCACTCATCACCTCTACCTTTGTGGAATGAGGCTGCAGCTTGTGAccatggagctgctgcagcctagAGGCCACGCTAGTGGCTGCTAGTATCTGTGTTGCTGCTCTATATCTGGGAATGTGGGAGGCAGGCAGGATTTCTTTTCCTTGGTCTCTATGGGATTCCGACTCAAGTTGTACAAAGGGACCAGGGTTTGACGCAAACTTAACAGTCAGTGACTTaatgtctttttattattattattaatttatttaaatactcaAGCGACTGAACAAGACAGTGAAGCTAAATAGTCATTGTGTTGCCTACGCCAAGTGAAATTTAAAACTTTAATGATTTAGTGAATAGTAAACTATTGTTGGTTATCAAAAGTGTTGCTAATAACAAAGGTTAAAAGCCCTTCCTTAAGTTGACAGTGTCACTCTGAGTGTGCCTTTCCCTTGGCTAAATCTAATTATAAAATTCTAGCTTCAGGattcaaatgaaatttaaaagtggAGGTTTTCACTCCAGCCCTACATGCTGTTTTGCATATGTGGGTGATTAGATAATGGGTAGCTTGCAGTGAATAACATGGTGAAAGCTGGTGTTCTAGAGGCTTTTTCCATAGTTAACATTCCATTGCTGCTTGTGATGATAAAGGTTCACACACTATTAGAAATCTCTGATAAAACTGTTCTTTATATTTAGTCCGCGAAAGCTGCTACAGTTTCCCAGCTGTTAAGAACCACTAAATTTTCTTTTAGCTTATGCATTATGAAAACTAGGCATGCACAAACATTGTTGGAAAAAATCAATCACCACTATCCTTTTTGATGggagaaattttattttttaaattcaaaagcaCATACAGCTTTTTATAAATATTAGAGTAGTGTCCTCCTGTTTCACTAAAACTTACACTTTGGGTGATTGTCACCACATACAAAATCTGGCCAGAAAATGTACCTTGGGTAATAAGGGGCTTTAGCCAAACACTTGGCAGCTTTGCGGTCACATTCACACACTATTTTTTGGCATTTGTCTTCTAGtgaatctggaaaagaaaatgaaaacaaagtacAAATGGTTCTTAAAGTAATTAAAGGACATCAAATGGTAACAGTAAGCAGGAAATATAGTATTCAGAAAATTGTCCTGAATGTTAGTTTATTCCTGTATAAATTGTAACATCTTAATTTTTATAAAAAGCCTTTTATTTTAACCAATTGTGATTTCTTTCCTCCTCTACTGTTCTGTacatattttgaaattttgtgCTGTACTTGATTAATGGTAAACCAGAATTCTCCCAAATTACTGGGCTAGACTGAACCTAGATGATGATGATACCTCCCAGCAGATGGAGAtagtgggaggagaggagaggggattTGTGAGCAATCCCATCTGCAGAGCTCATTTTAGCTGAGAAATTAGTTCTGCTAATTGTGTTGGGAGGAACAAACCCTCAGTGAAGAGTTACCTTTTAATCCTCTGATGCTTACAAAATGGAGGGATTTTATTAGTTTAACTCCTCTTCAGACAGGAGTAATGGTAATTGTTTTGTATCCTCCCTCTGCTCTAGTCAGAACTGTGTGAGAGAAGTGGCTCTTAAATACATACAGAGAATGAATGCCCTTGTAAAAGATGCAACATTAAAAGTGAGACTTGTGTACTATAAAATTGAGTTGCAAAGGTGTTAGACTTCTACCGTAAACTTAACTCATTTATACAATATGACTTGTTAAATAGGCTGTTGAATATAGTGTGTAAGGTGCAATTTAACCTTACAAAAACTTGTTTCCTGTGTCTTTCACAAAGGTTTTGTTTGTAACTGTCATGTTGCAGTAACATGgtctttttattttctccaaCTCTGGTATTTGATCAGGTATTTGTAGTATACAGTGACCTGTAGAGAGCAAGTACAACAGTCTTGGAGGACCTACTTATATCAGGTGGCTTCTGACACTGTTAAATCAAAGTTGAATTGAGAAGCATAGAGTGGATCTTTAACTCTGTCCCTGAATCACTCCCACGTGTTGGCACAGTAACAGTTAAGATCTAGTCCATGCTATGAAATGGAACTGTGCTTGAAACATAACCATGTTAGATCTCAGAGCAGGTTACATCTGTAGAATAGACAAGATCTTAAATGAGAAGAATGCAGAACAGCactctccctttccctttccctcccccaccccaaactttgcCTCCTTTCTGGCATGTCAGGCACCCTAAATTTAATACTTTGTATATCACGAGCATGCAGTTAACTTATTTTGGCTGTTACTAGAAGGCTGCCTTTagaccatattttttttaaaatggttaaaatgTGTTGGTTAACATTTGTAATCCTAGTGTAGAAATGGTTTAacgcctttttttaaaaaaaagtgataagTCCACGGACACCTAAAATTGATCACAAGCACTAGTTGGTTAATAACTTTAAAATAGTGCATCTTAAACATGACTTATTGTCATAATCTAGACATGTCCCCCACTGCAGCATTACATGCATTTAAATATGCTAGACTAAAACTAATTCTCAAACGCACCTGAGCAAAACAAATTAAGTTCAAAATGTGCCCTTTCTATTGGCTAAATATCATATTTGTAAGAAGGAGTAAGTGACAGTAGGAAACCTACTGGCGAGACAACTTCCTGTTTCACATCAGTGTCCATATTTTTGTGTGGTGCAAACAGTAATTGCTTTCTAGATGGCTTCAGGGTTTTTGCTCCCAGGGTTTACCTCTGCAGCAGCAATACAGTTGGAACGACAATTACACGTGAGTATCTTTTGTCTTAAAATTTGTCAAATACTACAGCATTTTGTGTTGCCCAGTTTTATGGAATCTTGTAATGAACAACTTAGTTTAAGCAGGTAGAATTAAACTTGCTGAGACCACGAATACTAAGTTTACAACTTTTGTGGGCTtaatccttccttcctttttgtaAACTTAATCACAGAATAACCTCTTCAGCTTCTGTTTTGCTTTACTATTCTCTGCACAGTTATAAAAATAGGAGGTCAGGTGACCAAATGAAAGGTGGAAAGCTAAAAGATAGGAACAAGTTACTGAGTCTGGACAGAGATATTAAACAAATTACTATCTGTTAACTTCCAGTCTCTGTAGTGTGTATACTTGGTATTAGAAAGGTCTCCCCCCTTTCCCAATCTTCACTCTTGAAACCAGAAACCAATTTTGTGTCAAAATTTAGCTACATAAATAGAAGAACATAATCTTGTCTAATCTACAGTGGGATCAGGTGTATAATGGCAAAGCATGCTTCCCTCTAGGTGTATCAAATTAAGTTGGTAGCAATAATAATGGTAAGAATCAACACACATGCTCTTTTCAGTGATTGGAATCGCTATTAGCAGGTATAAAAACTTTGTGAAAGTCTTCAGGAAGGATTAATGACCTCCAAGATTGACTTCTTTAAATTAAGTAGTTTTCAAAGTAACTGCAATTAAGATATTCATCAGTAAACTAGGtagagatggggagagaggacaGTAAAGATTTAACAAATGATACATAAAATAATTGTGGCTGTAGGAGTTATACCATACACATTGCAGAATTACTGAGACAATTTACATTGTAATGTTTGGCTACTGTTGTAAAATTGAGAGGGAAGTTATACAGaaaacctccctccccactccaaacATTCAAGTCATAATTACAGCAAAATCTTTCCACTCTGAATCTTATTGTGTGCTGTCAATCTGAGTGAAGTCTTTGATTTCTAATTTCATTACTTTTGATTTAATCTGAGCAAAATTCTGCCTAAATAACATAACTGTAGTTCCCATATTTCAATCTTTGTTTCTGGCTCTCCACTAAAGATATTTCTTGCGGCTGAAGGGAAATAATTTGACTTCCTTCCAAGAGAAGGAGACTTGAACAGTACTCACAATCCTATTCTGCCTCTTGAAGGTATGTTAAAGCTTACAGCTGAAACTCTGGTgcattgaaaaaaattatttaagcagcatttttgttGAGCATGCATATTCTAAATGTGAATCCCATGTAGTTCCTCTTTCACATTAGTTTTCCTTATCCAAATTTTAGGGCTCAATGAATTCCTATCCCGACTTCTATGGGAGATTTTTCTGTAGGGGCCTGATGCATTAATTTAGGAAATGAGTACTTGATCAATTTGACAGACTGTAGCTATTGTATAACCAGAttgttttgcttttcttaatTTTACATGGTTTCTCCAGCTGGTCATGTCATTACTTAGCATTCCCCTTCTGCCCTCCGATAGTTTGGCaaatgtattgtagtttaaatctTACGGGAGAAAAAACACATTATCAAGATGCTGTGAGCAAGAAAATAATGATCCAAGGAATTCTGAAGTATGAATTTCTATGTATTTTCAAAAAGAGTGCGTTTTTTGTGTGGCCTGTGGGCATGTTGCTCCCATATGTAAAGTAGTGCATTATTACATATACTAAAGCAGTCGTTCATAAATTATAGCTATGACTAAGTGGAGCCTTTCCCATTAGGCTGCAGTGTGAAACATTTTGGGAACCCAGCAGCAAGGAACTAGTAGCTGGGAGGAAAGATGGCTtatgaagggtgtgtgtgtgtgttgttttgttttttgggggtggggggaaagtaGGCAAAGAATGGAAAAGTTGCAGAATCACTGTACTAAAGTGTATAGAAATGACAGTCATCCCAGATGTGCTTATGTCCGTTCTGAATATTCAGATGTGGAGAAGCATTTCCCGCTATGTGTAAATTGTAAGATGCATTTGAAAGTACTTCAGTTTCTGAGTCTACTGTTGGCAGTGGCTATCTTGATGACGAAGATTCCATTTGCGACCATAGCAGTGTAGCATAGTGTGGGTCTAGTAGCATGACAGAATGCAAATTGTGTGTGACTGGTGATTAACTTTCTAAAGTTGCCTTGTATTGCTGTCCGTAAAAGATCGGATATGTATACCCAGTCATAGAAAAATCATCAGTTTGTGATCCCTCACTTTAAAGCTGTGGTTATTTTGAATCTCACTGAAGCTAAAActttagagatgaacaaatttaggAGCATTAGGAGTGTTAATAGAAATGGTGCAAAGAAAGAAGGGCCAAAAATAAAGGAAGAAGGACAAAATAAGGAAGTTACAAGTGGCAGACTGGCATTGTGGTGGTTTTCCATGGACATGTGCCAGAAAGGGAACAGAGGTAATTACTCACCACACACAGCAGCATTGTCTTCACATTCCCAGTTATAGCTTTCTATCTTGGGCTTACAGCCTGCTTGCTCTGCTTTACTGTAGCAGCAGTCATGCTTAAAGCAGCACCTGACAGCAATAAAAAGATGGATTTATGTTTCTCTCACTATAATATTGTGTGGTCATGTAATGTTTGTAATGCTTTTGTTGGCACACTTACCTATTACCACAGTACACTCTCACTATAACAAACCTGTTGGGATCCATGCCCTTTTGTTAGAGCCAGGGGTTCTTTATAGCAAAAGGACAATCAAAGGAACGAAACTGCTGGAGTAAGTTAATGAAGTTGCCTTAGATAAAGGCGTTAgcttaattaataaaataataatgatacttaAGGCTTGGAGTTGGTCACAGAAGGTGATTTTAGGTGATCTCTGCACCTTCAGCCATGGTAACAAGGGTCAGGCTGTCGGCCCCTGCCGCAGCAGGGCTTCCGCTTCAGCCCTGGGAGGCTGGAAGTGGGCCCACTCCTTAGTTTCTGCCCTTGGGCTTAACGTATGATGCCACACAAAAATTGTGCATGCATGTGCAACATCCTTTTttttacagtactgtactgtagttGGGATCCAGGGACTCCTACGTTATAGCTGAAGGTTTGTAATAATGAAGGGCATTATAGCGAGGGTGTTCTGTACATAGGCTGTGCGACCACAAAACACTAAATGTCTCCATGAACAAATTCTTCTAGATCCAGTCAAGAGTCTTAATGAGAGAATAGATAATTGGCTTTAAACGTAGTATAGCACTTAAGCAACATTCTTTTGCCATGTTTATTCATATATCTAACCACTACTGAAAAAAACAAGTAGAATATCTAAGATCCACATTAGCTAATCTAGCTGCGTGTGTACTTTTTTGCTCTCAAACGATCCTATCAGGATATTTTGGCAGTATTCTCTAATCACAGTGAGCTTTGTGTCTCCCAGGAAACTGCCCAGTGACAGGGCCCAATCACACTACAGCTACGTCCACACTACACCCCTCTTTTGGTAGCATGTAGTGCATTTATGTAGCTCCCCTGTCTGTTGGAGGGAGGGGTTCAGCATCAGGGAGCTGGCAGAACCTTGCCCCACTGCCAGAGTTTTTTCCTGCAGTGCGGGGAAGGGCTTCAGCAGAGGGCAGGCAGCTGGAGGCTACATTGCTACAAATAGCAATGTATCTGTTGAGGCATGGGTTAGGCAAGCAGAGTAAAGACAAGTCTGAAGGGCGCAGGTATGTAGTGGAGTACATATCCTACATGGCCCACAGCCCCACACACTCAAGTATGTACTCccttcaggtgtgtctttacttgcctaagcTGTGCCTAACTGTCTCCATTGCTGTTTATACCTGGAGGGGGTTACATGGGTATGTACACTACACACCATGAAAAGAAGTGTGCAGTATAATAGTACCCTGGCACAGTTAAGGGCAtccatttttggtttttattactAAAGAAGATAAGACAGTAAGGTATATTATGAAATAGTATTGTTTAAATAAAGACATTACCACAATTAAGGGACAGTACAGTATAGCTTAAGTAGAGAACCAAGCAATTCTTGTAGAGTGTATGGCCCTACAGTGAACAGACATGACTACTGTTTAATCAGAATAAAAGCAGAATTGTTGCTTAATTGGGATTTATTTGGACAGCACTGCTGAATTAAGTTGGTAAATGTCATTTAGTGAATGAAATTGAGTTGCTAATTTAGAAAAAATTTGGGGATAACTCAAAATGCCTCACCCTtcctgtttggtttgttttttaaaagccttcatAATTAACACGGCTAATATAGAAAAGCTATATAGGAAATagtattttattataaaattgtTAGCATTTCATAAACCTTGATTCTTGAGCCAGAGTCACTACTCTTGCAACAACCTTTGACAACTGGGGACATTTTGGGGGGATCTGGAATTAGGTGGCTGTAGGCTCTGCTACAAATTCTGGAGTCTTAACTATGCAATCATTACTAGTACACTCCTTTCTGTTCAGATGGAGAGTCGGATGTGTTAGTGAGCCCTTTTTGTTCAGTGATGACATCTGGTCTTTTCTGGTGACAAACAAATATAGTATTATAGTGCGTATATGATTTTTTAGATAGTTCCTAGATTGGCATGTTTCACTTTTTAGGATCTGGACCTACAAAGATTAAAAAGTAGTGCTTTGACTTTCAGCACTAtcaagtttttatttttgtcttgatTTTACAAATTGCTGCCAACAGTGAAtaaacaagtgattttttttgctATAATTTGTTAAACTAATACTTGGCAGCTCAACATGACCCTTCATCTAAAGATTGCAAAGTTTCACAATGCTCTTGTGGTGTAGCTAAATATATGTATTTGACAGATAAAGAAACAAAGCACAGAAAAAATTGGTGACTTGTCCAAACTCCCTCAGCAGGACTGAGGTAGTCAGAAATATAGCCCAGGAAGTCATGGTTCTCTGCACCATGTTCTGACTACTAGATTATGCTGCCTCATGGGAGTTAAAATTTACTAtgtttgtggaaaaataaaacaagcctTTGCCTAGCTGAAGTTTAGGAATTAATTTTAATCCATTTGTTTCAAATGTTTAAATACAAAAGTGTATTTAAGAATTGCTGTGTCTTACTTTGATTTTATGAAAGTAGCATAGCTGTAGGGATGTGatcaaaacaaagaaataaaacaggGAGAATAGGAACTCAACTGCTCTTTGTGAAGCCCAAGTCTTCATAAAGGTCTTGTACTTTCTAACTGCTGTCTAAATTGAGAAGCTCCATAAAGAGGTCTTAAAAACCAAGACAAAAGAAGGCAAGTTGTGTACCCACTAAACCCATACCACAAATAGCCATATTTTATAAGCAGGAAGCTGGCTTGCCACCAGGGGCTTTTTATGGCATGTGAAaaaatataccccagaatgaagGATTTGAGCTTACAGTGACCACAAGCAAAGATAATACTCTTCTTTCCATCTGTATTCCTAATTTAGTAATTAAAGTAGCAATTACCTTCCATAGAATTGTCTACAAAGTAAATGTCAGATGTTACATTCAAAAGCTTCAAATAACCAGCCAGAGGATCATAAAATTTACTCTGCGTACAGTCAAGATTTCAGTACGACAAAGGAGTTTAAAATGTGATCTGTTTGTATATTCTAGCCCTAAAGAAATATTcaaaataaagttctgctttcCTGTTGGTTACAATACCATTTACTGTTAGGGTACCAACATCCCGAATTTGGGGTGCAACAGATAATGCAGAGGAGGGGGAGTGTCTTAGTAGGTTCATATTCCCAATGATTATCTTTAGAGCAGGCATTTTGTAGCTGAAAGATCAGAGTATGGTTACTACCAAGTGTAGTTTAAGATGTTGACATCCGTATGGATCCCACTGTAACCACTCGTGCACGTAACCAGATCTTATTTTTCATAGTGTCTTTGGGGCTATGCATGCTTGTATTTATGTGCTTCCATACAAATCCAAGAGCAAGgaattttaatgaatctgtaaactcccTATGAcaggagaattgctaatatatttgctctttttaagaaagaggagggggagggagtaatccaggtaactacaggcctgttaacTTGACCTCAAttatatgcaaggtcttggaacaaatttggaaagagaaagtagttaaggacatagaggtgaatggtgattgggataaaatacaatatGCCTTttcaaaaggtagattgtgccagaccaaccttTGAGAAGATAAGTGCTTTTTTTAGACATTGATTCTTCTGCATTTCCTTTATCTGGATTTTAGTAAGGTATTTGAGACCGTTCCACATGGCAAAataattaaattggagaagatggggattaatatgagaattgaaagttggataaggaactggttaaaggggagacttcAGTGCGTCATACTGAAAGATgacctgtcaggctggagggaggttactggtggaattcctcagggaagGTCTTGGGGCCCATTTTTATTATTGACTTGCCACAAAAAgcaggagtgtgctaataaaatttgcagatgacacaaagttgggaggtattgccaatatggaggaggaccagaatataaTACAAGAAAATCTGGGTGACCTTGAAAAATGGAGaaatagaaatagg
The nucleotide sequence above comes from Natator depressus isolate rNatDep1 chromosome 10, rNatDep2.hap1, whole genome shotgun sequence. Encoded proteins:
- the PLA2G10 gene encoding group 10 secretory phospholipase A2 produces the protein MGPRRLAFLLPLLLLLQTDYKGALGKKHSRNRRGILELAGAIKCSTGRTPFAYLRYGCYCGLGGQGWPKDKVDWCCFKHDCCYSKAEQAGCKPKIESYNWECEDNAAVCDSLEDKCQKIVCECDRKAAKCLAKAPYYPRYIFWPDFVCGDNHPKCKF